ATAATACAAAATTAATATTTAACCGCTGAAAGAAAAAGATTGTCAGGAATCTCGAATGGGTCTAAAATATATTTTTGGAACTTGTTATTGTTATTGTAAAGGAGCGTTTTTCATGCCACGTGCCTTATGGCTCTTAATTATTGGGATGGCAGTGAATGTAACAGGCAATTCTTTTTTATGGCCTTTAAATACAATCTATATTCACGATCATTTAGGTAAGTCTTTATCGATTGCAGGAGTTGTTTTGATGCTAAACTCCGCTGCAAGCGTCATTGGAAATCTTTATGGCGGAAGTCTTTTTGATAAAATCGGTGGCTACAAATCTATTCTTCTAGGAATAGGTATATCCCTTTCAGCCCTAATAGGGTTAACTTTCTGGCATGGCTGGCCGGAATATATTGTTTTCCTTACCATTATTGGATTTGGAAGTGGAGTCACATTCCCAGCCATGTATGCGATGGCGGGAATGGTTTGGAAGGAAGGTGGACGTAAAGCTTTTAATGCTGTTTATATTGCGCAAAACGTTGGGGTAGCGGTCGGAGCCGCACTTGGCGGCATTCTTGCCGATTACTCATTTGAATTAATCTTCCTTGCTAACACGGTTATGTATATTATCTTTTTACTAATCGCTATTTTTGGCTATAAAGGGATTTCAACTGGTTCTGCCAAACAAGCCAATAACCTTCAGGATGTAGCACTTGAAAAGCAAAGAAATAATCTCCTTGCTTTATTGATTTTATGTTCGGGTTATTTGCTATGCTGGGTTGGCTACGTTCAATGGATGACAACGATTGCTTCTTATACTCAGGAAATTAATATATCTTTATCCCAATACAGCCTCCTATGGACGATAAACGGTGCATTAATTGTTCTTGGTCAGCCATTATTAAA
This genomic stretch from Neobacillus niacini harbors:
- a CDS encoding MDR family MFS transporter — translated: MPRALWLLIIGMAVNVTGNSFLWPLNTIYIHDHLGKSLSIAGVVLMLNSAASVIGNLYGGSLFDKIGGYKSILLGIGISLSALIGLTFWHGWPEYIVFLTIIGFGSGVTFPAMYAMAGMVWKEGGRKAFNAVYIAQNVGVAVGAALGGILADYSFELIFLANTVMYIIFLLIAIFGYKGISTGSAKQANNLQDVALEKQRNNLLALLILCSGYLLCWVGYVQWMTTIASYTQEINISLSQYSLLWTINGALIVLGQPLLNGLLKRLAATLKVQILIGIAIFIVSFLIAGNASAFSGFLVAMIILTIGEMFIWPAVPTIAFGLAPKGREGFYQGIVNSTATGGRMIGPLLGGMLVDLYSMSALFLVLIGLFFIAIVTTFLYDRILKSRKKLLDKNLPVS